One stretch of Microvirga lotononidis DNA includes these proteins:
- a CDS encoding MAPEG family protein, producing the protein MSITAILLPVYVQVAMTVLLLLWMGSSRAGSLRAGEVKVKDIALGERNWPTRILQVQNSYHNQFELPVLFYVLVVLALITRKADMLFVVMSWMFVASRLVHAAIHTTSNKVPQRFMAFVVGVLILVAMWVIFGIRVLAAETGI; encoded by the coding sequence ATGAGCATCACCGCCATCCTTCTCCCGGTCTATGTCCAGGTCGCCATGACCGTCCTGCTGCTGCTCTGGATGGGCAGTTCGCGGGCTGGCAGCCTTCGAGCGGGGGAGGTGAAGGTGAAGGACATCGCCCTGGGCGAGCGCAACTGGCCAACGCGCATCCTGCAGGTCCAGAACTCGTACCATAACCAGTTCGAGCTGCCGGTCCTGTTCTACGTGCTGGTGGTGCTGGCGCTGATCACCCGCAAGGCCGATATGCTCTTCGTGGTGATGTCCTGGATGTTCGTGGCGAGCCGCCTCGTCCATGCGGCCATCCACACGACCTCGAACAAGGTGCCCCAGCGTTTCATGGCCTTCGTGGTCGGGGTGCTGATCCTGGTCGCGATGTGGGTCATCTTCGGCATTCGGGTGCTGGCAGCCGAGACAGGGATATAA